The genomic segment TGACAATGCTACTCAAAAAGGTGTTTATTGTGGTATTGATAAAAATGGATCTTTAAAAAATATTGGGTATGACTACTATTATAATTTTCACAAAGTTCATCCTTTTTCAAAGAAAGTTTTTGAAGGTTTCAAAATTCCAAGTTATGACAAGTGCTTAGATTTGGTTACAAAATGTCATAATAAAATTCCCTACATGGATATGATATCTTGGGATGTTGCAATTGGGATTGATAAAAACCCAAAAATAGTAGAAATCAATGTTAGAAAACAGGGTATTGATGCCCACCAGATAACTAACGGTCCCCTTTTTGGAGAGTTTTCTTCATATATTTCAGAACTTATATTTAAAAGGAAAGCTAAAAAATGAGCACCATTCCTGATATTTCCAAAATAAAAAAAATCCTTTTAATCCAATACAAACCTTTTGGCGATATTTTGCTTAACACTGGTTATATGAAAGCTCTTAGAGAAAAATTTCCCAATGCTCAAATAGATTATCTTATTCAAAGACCTTATGTTACTGTACTTGAAAACAATCCATATCTTGACAATTTAGTTATAATGGAAAAGAAAAAAAAGAAAAGCTTAGATTACTTTAAAGAAAAATTAAGAATAATCTCTAGGATAAGAGCTGAAAACTATGACGTTGTAATAGATCAATTAAGAAACGCTGGCTCAGCTCAGATTACTCTCTTTAGTGGAGCTAAATACAAAATTGGGTGGAGATTTAATAAAGGTTTTAAGAGTTTTAACTGGATATATAATTATTCAGAAGAAAGAAATAATCTAGTTTATGCTTCCAGAGCTAAGTTTGCTCTTTTAAAACCATTGGGTATTGAAGAGATTCCTCATAATACTTTCTATCATGTGAAACCAGAATCTAGAGAAATGGTAAATATTTGGCTGAACGACTCAGGTTTGATTGACAAGAAGATAGTTCTTTTTTCTCCCGTTACTCCAATTCCTGCAAAGCAATGGGATTTAGAAAGATTTGCAAAAGTTGCAGATATGATAAAAAAAGATTCAGACTTTGAGATTGTTCTTATGTGGGGTCCTGGTGAAAAGGAACAAGTGGAATACATGGCTTCAAAAATGGAGACAAAACCAGTTATTGCTCCAAAAACCAGTTTCAACGAAGCAGCTGCACTTCTCGAAAAATCAAAAATTTATATTGGAAATGACGGAGGTATAAATCATTTAGCTGTAGCTGTGAATACTCCTACTATTACTGTTTTTGGACCTAAAACTAATCCTAAAAAATGGACTGCATGGCACTTAAATATTCATAAGTATTTAAGGGATTATGATTTTAAGGAAAAAGGTGAACACACTTTCAATATAACTCCTGAGATGGTTTTCGAAAAATTTCTTGAACTAAAGAGCATAATATGAAGATTCTTCTCTATATATCCAAATTCTATTCCATTTCAATCTTCAAGGGGATGGTTGAATATCTTGAACTAAACGATATTTCATATAGATTTTATACTTCTAGGAAAGTTAGAAATGTTTTTCCTGAAAATTGGGATAAAAGTAAAATCCTATTAACGATAGATGAAACAAAACTTTTTAAACCTGATTTTGTTTTATGTCCCGGAAATCATGTGGATTTTAGAATTCCTGGAATAAAAGTACAGGTTTTCCATGGAATTGGCATTGAGAAACCATCGCATTATATAATAAGACATTTTTTTGATCTTTACTTAACTTCCGGGCCGGTTGTTACCAAAAAATATTTAGAGCTTCAGAAGAAGTATAAGTATTTCGACGTTAAGGAAACGGGTTGGCTTAAGATGGACTATATCATCAATTATGATATGACTAATTTTAAAGCTGATTTTGATATTCCTGAGAATAAAAAAATTATTCTCTACGCTCCAACTTTTAGTAATAGCATGGAGTCAGGCTCGAAGATGCTTGATAATATTGATAAAATTGTCAAATCTGACGAGTTTTGGCTTGTAAAATTTCATGAATTTATGAATAAAGAGCTTGTTGAAAAATTTAAGAGCAAAGCTCCTAAAAATTTAAAAATTGTTGAAACCAACGATATTACTCCATATCTACATGTAGCTGATATTATGATTTC from the Candidatus Delongbacteria bacterium genome contains:
- a CDS encoding glycosyltransferase family 9 protein: MSTIPDISKIKKILLIQYKPFGDILLNTGYMKALREKFPNAQIDYLIQRPYVTVLENNPYLDNLVIMEKKKKKSLDYFKEKLRIISRIRAENYDVVIDQLRNAGSAQITLFSGAKYKIGWRFNKGFKSFNWIYNYSEERNNLVYASRAKFALLKPLGIEEIPHNTFYHVKPESREMVNIWLNDSGLIDKKIVLFSPVTPIPAKQWDLERFAKVADMIKKDSDFEIVLMWGPGEKEQVEYMASKMETKPVIAPKTSFNEAAALLEKSKIYIGNDGGINHLAVAVNTPTITVFGPKTNPKKWTAWHLNIHKYLRDYDFKEKGEHTFNITPEMVFEKFLELKSII
- a CDS encoding CDP-glycerol glycerophosphotransferase family protein codes for the protein MKILLYISKFYSISIFKGMVEYLELNDISYRFYTSRKVRNVFPENWDKSKILLTIDETKLFKPDFVLCPGNHVDFRIPGIKVQVFHGIGIEKPSHYIIRHFFDLYLTSGPVVTKKYLELQKKYKYFDVKETGWLKMDYIINYDMTNFKADFDIPENKKIILYAPTFSNSMESGSKMLDNIDKIVKSDEFWLVKFHEFMNKELVEKFKSKAPKNLKIVETNDITPYLHVADIMISDTSSVVYEFICLKKPVITIDTISRKDKGIDVSTPQDLRDALDRILKNPDLLKLNIEKHILEVNPYLDGKTVERTFDVLREILKNGDLPRKGKPINFFRKFQIIYKSIFKKGYLK